In a single window of the Scyliorhinus torazame isolate Kashiwa2021f chromosome 2, sScyTor2.1, whole genome shotgun sequence genome:
- the dbi gene encoding acyl-CoA-binding protein — protein sequence MAQADFEKAAEEVKQLKEKPSDDDMLTIYSLYKQATVGDVNTARPGMFDLQGKAKWDAWDGRKGTSKEEAMKMYIAKVQELKEKYGMN from the exons atGGCACAG GCAGATTTTGAAAAAGCAGCAGAAGAGGTTAAACAGCTCAAAGAGAAACCATCTGATGatgatatgttgactatctacagtCTGTACAAACAGGCAACTGTCGGAGACGTTAATACAG CTCGTCCTGGTATGTTTGATTTGCAAGGAAAAGCCAAGTGGGATGCATGGGACGGCCGTAAAG GAACAAGTAAAGAAGAGGCAATGAAGATGTACATCGCAAAGGTTCAAGAGCTGAAAGAGAAATATGGCATGAATTAA